The following nucleotide sequence is from Vibrio fluvialis.
GAGTGCTGCGCTTTTCCTGCTCGTCGGTAATCGCCTGCGCAACGGTAATTTGGTCGCGAATGGCCTGAATTTGTTCACCGGCGCTGAGAAATTGCGTCCACTCGGTTTGCGCCTGAGTCGAACCGTCATGGTCATCGCTGATGCCCATGTACGTATCCCAGAAAAAGTCTTCTTTAACGCGATGAAGATGAAGATAACGATGGTTTAAATCGTTGAGATATTGCGTCGCTGTCATTGGATTCCTTTTATGACGTTGTCCGTTACCAGCCCCCATTATGGCATGCCTCCCCAGAGACAAATAATAATCAACCAGATTCATACCAAAAACGGATGTAAACTCACATTTACTGATTTTTCCTACAAGCTGACAACAAAAAACCGGCCTGATGACCGGTTTTGCAGATTAAACAAGTTTTTCCAGCTTTTCGCCCAGTAGAGGCAGGCGCCAGCCTTGCATCACATCCGGCAATTTTTCCGGATCTTTATCTTTGTTCCATACCCAGTTCAACAATTGGTTGAGCTGCTTCTTGGAAGCCAGAAACTCCGTCGCCAATCCGGATGATTGCGAGACATTTTTCACTTCATCTTTCAGCTTTTTAAACAGCTGTTTGTAACCCGGATAGTCCATCAGCGGCACGATTTTCTCCGGGTACTGCTCTGGCGGGGTCTGCTGCGCGGCTTTAACGATGTTGATCATCTTGGTGCTGTGACGACGAATCGCATGCGGATCGATGCCTTCTTCTTCCATGCGTTTCGGACTACGCAGAGCCAGACGAGCGATGGTCAGCAGATCGTTTTCACGAATGACGAAATTAAGTGCCAGATCGCGGTTCACCGCTTCCTGATAACGCCAGGTTGCGAGAGGTTTAAGTATCGCCAGTTCCTTCGGTTTCAGCTGCCACGCTCCTTTGATATCAAGGTACGCCAGCTCTGGGTTGGAAGTGCGGGTACGCTTTTCCACTTGCAGTTCAGATTCTTGCTGCGCCGCTTCCCACCAGCCTGCCTGAATCACTTTCTCCAGCAACTGTTCGTACATTGGCATCAGATAAAACACATCCGCTGCGGCGTATTCAAGCTGCTTCTGCGACAGGGGGCGCGCCAACCAGTCGGTGCGCGACTCGCTTTTATCCAATTCCACATTCAGCAGATCATTGGCCAGCGAAGCAAAGCCTGTAGACAGGCCGTAACCAAGAAACGCTGCCATAATTTGCGTATCCACCATTGGGAACGGCACACAACCAAAGCTGGTCTTAAATACTTCGATATCTTCGCCGCACGCGTGCAGCACTTTGAGTACCGAAGTGTCTTGCATCAGCTCGACAAACGGTGACATCTCATCGAGCGCCAACGGGTCGATCAGCGACAGGTTTTCACCGTCAAACAGCTGAATCAGGCCCAGTTGCGGATAGAAGGTACGGGTGCGGACAAACTCGGTGTCCAGCATGACAACGTCTGCGTCTCGCGCCAGAGCACACACACGTTCTAAATCGTTGAGTTGATCAATTATCTGATAATTCACAAAAGGCTCACTTTGTGTCTCCCTTACGGGTATCGGTGACCCTTGGGAATAAAAAATGCCGACGGTTAGGCCGGCATTGTAGCATCATTTTGATTTGATGTGCGTTATGCGCTTTTCTTCTGCTCAGCCAGCTGAGCATCGTTCTCTTCGCGCAGTACGCGACGCAGAATTTTACCCACGTTGGTTTTTGGCAGTTCTTCGCGGAACTCAATCAGTTTTGGTACTTTGTAACCGGTCAGGTGTTTACGGCAGTGCGTGATCAGTTCATCTTTGGTCAAGCTCGGATCGCGCTTGACCACGTAGATTTTCACCACTTCGCCCGACACTTCGTGTGGCTGGCCAATCGCGGCCACTTCCAATACTTTGCCGTGCAGTGCCACCACATCTTCAATTTCGTTCGGATACACGTTGAAGCCCGACACCAGAATCATGTCTTTCTTACGATCGACGATGTAAATCATGCCGTTTTCGTCAAAGCGCACGATATCGCCCGTCGACAACCAACCCTCTTCATTGATGACTTCTTTGGTCGCTTCCGGACGCTGCCAGTAACCCTGCATCACTTGCGGGCCACGTACTTGCAGTTCGCCAGTTTGGTCGTAGTTCAACACATTGCCTTCGTCATCGACGATACGCACTTCGGTTGAAGGCACCGGTAAACCAATCGCACCGGAGTAATCAGCCAGATCGTACGGGTTACCCGTGACGAGTGGTGAACATTCGGTCAGGCCATAGCCTTCGAGCAAATGGACACCAGTGATCTTTTTCCATTTTTCTGCCACCGCGCGTTGTACGGCCATACCGCCGCCCACAGAGAGTTTCATGTTGGCGAAATTCAGCTCATGGAAATCTTCGTTGTTCACCAGAGCGTTAAACAGCGTGTTTACGCCAGTGATGGCTGTAAACGGATGTTTCTGCAACTCTTTGACAAAGCCTGGAATATCGCGCGGGTTGGTAATCAAGAGGTTGCTGCCACCCATTTCGATAAACAGCAGACAGTTCACGGTCAGCGCAAATACGTGATACAGCGGCAGCGCTGTCACCACCAGTTCACGGCCTTCGCGTAGCACAGGACCGTAAGCACCTTTGGCTTGCAGCACGTTGGCAACCATGTTGCGGTGAGTCAGAATCGCTCCTTTCGCCACACCCGTTGTGCCACCAGTGTACTGCAGAAACGCAATGTCCTCGCCTGACATAAACGGCTTCACGTATTGCAGGCGACGACCTTTGTGCAGCGCTTTACGCATCGAGATTGCGCCCGGCAGGTCATACTTTGGTACCATGCCTTTGACGTATTTCACCACAAAGTCCACCAGCGTACCTTTGGCACGCGGCAGCATCTGGCCCAGACTGGTCAGAACGACGTGCTTAACCTGCGTGTTGGCAACGATCTGCTCCAGAGTATTGGCGAAGTTAGAGACGATCACGATGGCGCGAGCATCAGCATCGTTGAGCTGATGTTCCAGTTCGCGAGGAGTGTATAGCGGGTTAACGTTCACGGCGATCATACCCGCGCGCAGAATACCAAAGAGCGCCACCGGATATTGCAGTAGGTTCGGCATCATCAATGCCACGCGGTCGCCTTTTTTCAGTTTCAGTTCATTCTGCAGGTAAGCCGCAAACGCTCGGCTACGTTCCTCCAGTTTGCGAAACGTCATCACCGAGCCCATATTGATGAAGGCTGGCTGGTCGGCGTATTTGTGCACTGACTGTTCGAACATTTCAACCAATGACAGATATTGGTCGGGATTAATGGTTTCCGGTACATCGCTTGGATAACGTGAGAGCCAAGGTTTATCCACAGTAATACTCCTCGTAATTGACTGGCGTATCTTGTTGTCATTATTAGAATGAACGCTATTACAGCACAGCCGACGTGCTTGAGCACGAAAGACCCAAACACTTGTTTAAATTTTGTTAACTAAGCCAAAAATTAGTTCTGCGACGAGTGAAGGCTGCTCAAGATGGCAATGATGACCACCAGAAATGGTAAACATCTCTAAACGATCGTTAGGCGAAATGTGGCGATCTTGCTTCAAATGGTGAAAACCCTGATCGCCCAATATAATCCGTTGCGGGCAGCGAATATGCTCCAACACTGCCTGTGCGTGTTCCCACGACATTCGGTACAACGATTCACTCTTAAGCTTGCTGTCGTGCCGCCAACGCCATTGGTCGTCCACGCACTCAATACCCCGCTCAACAATCGGTGCGAGTAACTCAGCCGCAACTTGATTGGCCGCGACACGGCGCTCAAGTGCTTGTTCAAAGCTGGTATAACCGCGTTCTGGTTTGCGTCGGATGCGTTGACGACTCATCACACCGTGACGTAATCGCTCAACACTGAGGGCTGGAGATTCCGCGAGTGGGCCGAAGCCTTCGATCTGAACTAATCCTGCGACTTGGTCAGGAAAGGCGGCACTATAGCAACTTGAAATCAAAGCACCAAGAGAGTGGCCGACTAACACCAGTCTGTTTGATGAAAAGTTAGCCAAAAGTTGGTAAATATCGTCAATATAGTCGTGAAATGGATAGAAACTGTGGCCAGATTTATGGTCTGATAGCCCATGTCCTGGTAAATCGATTGCGCAGAGGTGCCAATCGGGATTGAGATGATGCAAAGATTGCATAACCGTTTGAAAACTGGCGGCATTATCCAACCAGCCATGTAAAAAAACGACCGATATCTCGGCCGCTTCTGGATTGCCGACTTCGATCGCCGCCAGGCGTCCTTCGGCTAAAACATAACTTTGCGACTGCAGCATTATTTAACTTCTTGGATCACCCGGCCATCGCGTGGAAAATCATCGAAATGGCGGCAGTAGAAGTTGCGACAGGGAAACATGTAAGGTCCGGTATCGTCGATCACCACACGTTCCGTGACACGCCACAGATAGTAACCGTTGGCATTCATCACCGGGAACTGATGCTCAAAGTCGCCGACTTTGCCGCTTTCGGGCTCAGCCGTTGTACCGACCAGCGTGATCAGGCGGCCTTCTCCGAATGTGACCGGATCCAGGAAACCTTTCACGTAAGCGACAAAGCGCCCCTGCGGTTCGCTGGTTAAGCTTGGCCGTCCCGCGTCATCAATTGGTAAATTGACGATTTCTAAGCGGGTTTTGTCGGTTAAATTCTTGGTACTGGCGATCACACCACCGAGGCGAACCTCGCCTTTCTGAGCGGGATCTGCCTGAGTCCAGATCGTGTAATCGGTCACTACCGATTCACTTTGCGATGTTAACTGTTCAGGGAGGGACGCACACGCCGACAGCAATAATGCCGCCAGTCCGGTCAATGCTAATTTAAAATGATAGATTTTCATCGTTTACGTCCCATTCAATCAGATATAAATATCGACCCCAAGCATTTGAGCAAGTTCCTCTTTTCTCGCCTGGTTCATCACGTCCATATACTCTTCTAACGCTTTACGCGATCGGCCTTCCGGCAGATCATACTGCACCTGCGCACGATGGATATCGGACGGATCCATTTGACGAATGGAATTAGAAACAGCGGTCGCGACTTTGGTGGTTTGTGCCACCTCCGACGATCCCTTACTTACCTCATTCTTCTTTTTCGCTTTAGATGCCCGGTTAGCACCGGGTATCCGCGCGGGAGGCAATCCATTAATTGAAACCATGCTGTTCCTGCTCATTCAAGGCGGACGAACACGCCCAGCCTTTGCCTATGATCGTCCGGGATTATTCACGGCCCGGCAGCTTTTTCCACGCTACCGTGTCACGCAGATAAACCGGGCTGGCATTTTCCACCGCAACGGTGTTGCCTTTTTCCAGCTCATGCTTAGCCAGCACCACCATATCCTGCGCCTGTGGATACAGTACACCGCTGTCCTGACGCTCGATTGGCAGACTCGCCAGCGCTTCACTGTAGGCATCCCAACCCGTACCGGCAGTGCCCCAGATTTCGCTGCTTGCGCTGATTTTCTCACTCAGCGCTTGTGGCGGAATAACACACTCTTCATCTGTCGTTAGCCAAGTGCCATCTTCCTGACGCTCATAACGGCCCCAGTACACTTCGCTCATACGCGCGTCAATCGCACTGGCCACACGAGTCATACCGTGTTCACGGTATGCACCTTGTGCCAACGCAGCCAGCGTCGAAATGCCAATCATTGGTAAGTCAGCGCCGAACGCTAAACCTTGTGCAATTCCGATGCCAATACG
It contains:
- the rnd gene encoding ribonuclease D, with the protein product MNYQIIDQLNDLERVCALARDADVVMLDTEFVRTRTFYPQLGLIQLFDGENLSLIDPLALDEMSPFVELMQDTSVLKVLHACGEDIEVFKTSFGCVPFPMVDTQIMAAFLGYGLSTGFASLANDLLNVELDKSESRTDWLARPLSQKQLEYAAADVFYLMPMYEQLLEKVIQAGWWEAAQQESELQVEKRTRTSNPELAYLDIKGAWQLKPKELAILKPLATWRYQEAVNRDLALNFVIRENDLLTIARLALRSPKRMEEEGIDPHAIRRHSTKMINIVKAAQQTPPEQYPEKIVPLMDYPGYKQLFKKLKDEVKNVSQSSGLATEFLASKKQLNQLLNWVWNKDKDPEKLPDVMQGWRLPLLGEKLEKLV
- the fadD gene encoding long-chain-fatty-acid--CoA ligase FadD, with translation MDKPWLSRYPSDVPETINPDQYLSLVEMFEQSVHKYADQPAFINMGSVMTFRKLEERSRAFAAYLQNELKLKKGDRVALMMPNLLQYPVALFGILRAGMIAVNVNPLYTPRELEHQLNDADARAIVIVSNFANTLEQIVANTQVKHVVLTSLGQMLPRAKGTLVDFVVKYVKGMVPKYDLPGAISMRKALHKGRRLQYVKPFMSGEDIAFLQYTGGTTGVAKGAILTHRNMVANVLQAKGAYGPVLREGRELVVTALPLYHVFALTVNCLLFIEMGGSNLLITNPRDIPGFVKELQKHPFTAITGVNTLFNALVNNEDFHELNFANMKLSVGGGMAVQRAVAEKWKKITGVHLLEGYGLTECSPLVTGNPYDLADYSGAIGLPVPSTEVRIVDDEGNVLNYDQTGELQVRGPQVMQGYWQRPEATKEVINEEGWLSTGDIVRFDENGMIYIVDRKKDMILVSGFNVYPNEIEDVVALHGKVLEVAAIGQPHEVSGEVVKIYVVKRDPSLTKDELITHCRKHLTGYKVPKLIEFREELPKTNVGKILRRVLREENDAQLAEQKKSA
- a CDS encoding alpha/beta hydrolase; amino-acid sequence: MLQSQSYVLAEGRLAAIEVGNPEAAEISVVFLHGWLDNAASFQTVMQSLHHLNPDWHLCAIDLPGHGLSDHKSGHSFYPFHDYIDDIYQLLANFSSNRLVLVGHSLGALISSCYSAAFPDQVAGLVQIEGFGPLAESPALSVERLRHGVMSRQRIRRKPERGYTSFEQALERRVAANQVAAELLAPIVERGIECVDDQWRWRHDSKLKSESLYRMSWEHAQAVLEHIRCPQRIILGDQGFHHLKQDRHISPNDRLEMFTISGGHHCHLEQPSLVAELIFGLVNKI
- a CDS encoding Slp family lipoprotein; the encoded protein is MKIYHFKLALTGLAALLLSACASLPEQLTSQSESVVTDYTIWTQADPAQKGEVRLGGVIASTKNLTDKTRLEIVNLPIDDAGRPSLTSEPQGRFVAYVKGFLDPVTFGEGRLITLVGTTAEPESGKVGDFEHQFPVMNANGYYLWRVTERVVIDDTGPYMFPCRNFYCRHFDDFPRDGRVIQEVK
- the tsaB gene encoding tRNA (adenosine(37)-N6)-threonylcarbamoyltransferase complex dimerization subunit type 1 TsaB codes for the protein MSAKILALDTATEACSVALMVGDKLYSRSEVAPRDHTKKILPMVDEVLKEAGVTLQELDALAFGRGPGSFTGVRIGIGIAQGLAFGADLPMIGISTLAALAQGAYREHGMTRVASAIDARMSEVYWGRYERQEDGTWLTTDEECVIPPQALSEKISASSEIWGTAGTGWDAYSEALASLPIERQDSGVLYPQAQDMVVLAKHELEKGNTVAVENASPVYLRDTVAWKKLPGRE